From a region of the Leptospira kmetyi serovar Malaysia str. Bejo-Iso9 genome:
- a CDS encoding FecR family protein: MKDRFLSGDRPILFILVFNVLLFTAVFLYDYTQYGYQGSQKVIGTILFKSNTIQRKYDSEVVWKEIEVGNSVQNRDTILTAEGSQAKLRLLDGTEIMIAENSMVFIDYLDNRANLEISVGGLQVTRRPDNKENPSSLGIRSGDGVLKLVEGIVNVEKKKNQKTLEYAVLSGKVKADPTNPFPMLPRKSLDGFEKLFPVAASIQTTESLQAAANSAASTNSGSTNGSSVSGGNSTDANSSNASTTAGSESNSSSNDPNYGKYDNGNPNYRSTTGSNTSNTTSSSNSGVTPNEKNGNTGLNTKSGLKLERTSDNSQSGKDSKQNDPSKPGYDPGDYLKKQKYEQGKIQEKSDSASNQKRTDFKPTESEKTESKTGNHSSSPDLKKDKPARSWTPEELLRQEKEKRRREREDKEQRDFLRM; encoded by the coding sequence ATGAAGGATCGATTTCTTTCAGGCGATAGACCGATTCTGTTTATACTCGTATTCAACGTCTTGTTGTTTACGGCCGTATTCCTATACGATTATACTCAGTACGGCTATCAAGGTTCGCAAAAAGTAATCGGAACCATTCTTTTTAAATCCAACACGATCCAAAGAAAATACGATTCCGAAGTCGTATGGAAGGAAATCGAAGTCGGGAACTCGGTTCAAAACCGAGATACGATTTTAACGGCGGAAGGTTCTCAGGCAAAACTCCGGCTTTTGGACGGAACCGAGATTATGATCGCCGAGAATTCCATGGTTTTTATCGATTACTTGGACAACCGCGCCAATCTTGAAATTTCGGTCGGAGGTTTGCAAGTAACCAGAAGACCGGACAATAAGGAGAATCCGTCCTCGCTCGGAATCCGTTCCGGCGACGGGGTTCTCAAACTTGTGGAAGGAATCGTAAACGTAGAAAAAAAGAAGAATCAAAAAACCTTGGAATACGCGGTTCTTTCCGGAAAGGTTAAGGCCGATCCGACCAATCCGTTTCCTATGTTGCCTCGCAAATCTTTGGACGGCTTTGAAAAATTATTCCCCGTAGCCGCGAGCATTCAAACAACGGAGTCGCTTCAGGCGGCGGCCAATTCGGCTGCATCGACGAACAGCGGTTCCACGAACGGCTCTTCCGTCTCGGGTGGAAATTCTACCGATGCAAATTCTTCCAACGCTTCCACAACTGCGGGTTCCGAATCGAATTCTTCCTCAAACGATCCGAATTACGGAAAGTATGATAACGGAAATCCGAATTACAGATCTACGACAGGTTCCAATACGAGCAATACTACGAGTTCTTCAAACTCGGGCGTTACTCCGAACGAAAAAAACGGAAACACTGGACTCAATACGAAATCCGGTTTAAAACTGGAACGTACGTCCGACAATTCTCAATCCGGAAAGGATTCGAAACAAAACGATCCGTCCAAACCCGGCTACGATCCCGGCGATTATCTGAAAAAACAGAAATACGAACAGGGTAAAATTCAGGAGAAATCCGATTCCGCTTCCAATCAAAAAAGAACGGATTTTAAACCGACTGAATCCGAAAAAACCGAAAGTAAAACGGGCAACCATTCCTCATCTCCCGACTTAAAGAAAGACAAACCCGCCCGATCTTGGACTCCTGAAGAATTACTCAGACAAGAAAAGGAAAAACGCAGAAGGGAACGGGAAGACAAGGAACAAAGAGACTTCTTAAGAATGTAA
- a CDS encoding pentapeptide repeat-containing protein produces MSVMDFARYKQINDDRVNYREMEDATVVSNYRNIGCGDGYRIYLKIDSTDHVTDASYTTTGCGFGIVALAMATEFAKGKSVDELKVVTPADIEKMFEFPERRKNYPESAVAALLQAVKDYESGEGVPKEKRITAGKALEILKEKGSLKGEDLSSIILEKQNFDGVDFSGANLGHAFLQNSSFVGANFSGAKLRGSFLNNADLRNSNFRGADLRWAKLAGANVEGADFTDAIYDIGTRLDQKQIHLFGVMKKEGKDLYLNKEAE; encoded by the coding sequence ATGAGCGTAATGGACTTCGCGCGGTATAAACAAATCAACGACGATCGGGTCAACTATCGAGAGATGGAGGATGCGACCGTCGTTTCCAATTATAGAAACATAGGTTGCGGAGACGGCTACCGCATTTATCTCAAAATCGATTCTACCGATCACGTCACGGACGCGAGTTATACCACAACCGGTTGCGGTTTCGGAATCGTCGCACTCGCGATGGCCACCGAATTCGCAAAAGGCAAATCTGTCGACGAACTGAAAGTCGTAACCCCCGCCGATATCGAAAAGATGTTCGAGTTTCCCGAAAGACGTAAGAATTATCCCGAGTCCGCGGTCGCGGCTCTTTTACAAGCGGTGAAAGACTATGAAAGTGGGGAAGGGGTTCCTAAAGAAAAAAGAATCACCGCGGGTAAGGCCCTGGAGATTCTCAAAGAAAAAGGTTCCCTCAAAGGCGAAGACCTTTCCAGCATTATATTAGAAAAACAGAATTTTGACGGAGTCGATTTCAGCGGAGCCAATCTGGGCCACGCATTCCTTCAGAATTCTTCCTTTGTGGGCGCGAACTTTTCGGGCGCGAAACTCAGAGGTTCCTTCTTGAACAACGCGGATCTGAGAAATTCCAACTTCCGCGGAGCCGATCTGCGTTGGGCGAAACTCGCGGGCGCAAACGTGGAAGGCGCGGACTTTACGGACGCGATCTACGATATCGGAACGAGATTGGATCAAAAGCAAATCCATTTGTTCGGCGTGATGAAAAAAGAAGGAAAAGATCTTTATCTAAACAAAGAGGCCGAATGA
- the rpmE gene encoding 50S ribosomal protein L31: MKTGIHPNYRVAKISCASCGTVYDTRTSIGDINIEICAACHPFFTGKSKLVDTTGRVDKFKKKYKMQ, encoded by the coding sequence ATGAAAACCGGAATTCATCCAAACTATAGAGTAGCAAAAATCAGCTGTGCATCCTGTGGAACCGTATACGATACGAGAACTTCCATCGGCGATATCAACATCGAAATTTGCGCGGCTTGCCACCCATTCTTTACCGGAAAATCCAAACTCGTGGATACGACCGGTCGGGTTGACAAGTTCAAGAAAAAATACAAGATGCAGTGA
- the rho gene encoding transcription termination factor Rho: MATARRDNKNRHHHQNNNHNQNDSETTDSSIEEEGSGQESQDFDSSEGADQRARKRKRGGYEGPTPAPIDLVELKKKAIADLIEVAKGLGVENTGGLKKQNLIFAILQAQAERDGQVHAAGVMEKLPDGYGFLRSPDYNYVPGPDDIYVSPSQIKLFGLRTGDTVEGQIRPPKESERFFAMLRVETVNGYTPDVAGKRALFDNLTPLYPNERLKMEYDPSMLDTRILDLMCPIGKGQRALIVAPPRTGKTILMQNIANAITSNHPECTLIVLLIDERPEEVTDMARHVRGEVVSSTFDEPAQRHVQVAEMVIEKAKRLVEHGKDVVILLDSITRLARAYNQVIPTSGKILSGGVDSNALHKPKRFFGAARNIEEGGSLTIIATALIDTGSKMDEVIFEEFKGTGNMEIHLDRKLSDKRIFPAIDINKSGTRKEELLITKDVLQKVFVLRKVLSPMSITESMELLLEKMRLSKTNDAFLASMNTQ; this comes from the coding sequence ATGGCAACAGCAAGACGAGACAATAAGAACAGACACCACCACCAAAATAATAACCACAACCAAAACGATTCCGAAACGACCGATTCTTCCATCGAAGAAGAAGGTTCCGGTCAAGAATCCCAGGACTTTGATTCCTCCGAAGGTGCGGATCAAAGAGCCCGCAAACGCAAAAGGGGAGGTTACGAAGGTCCCACTCCGGCTCCCATCGATCTCGTCGAACTTAAGAAAAAGGCAATCGCGGATTTAATCGAAGTCGCAAAAGGTCTCGGTGTTGAAAACACCGGCGGCTTAAAAAAGCAGAATTTAATTTTCGCAATTCTTCAAGCGCAAGCTGAAAGAGACGGCCAGGTTCATGCCGCGGGCGTTATGGAAAAACTTCCGGACGGTTACGGCTTTTTAAGATCACCCGACTACAACTACGTTCCGGGGCCGGACGATATTTACGTTTCTCCTTCTCAGATCAAACTCTTCGGTTTAAGAACCGGGGATACGGTGGAAGGTCAAATCCGTCCTCCGAAAGAATCCGAAAGATTCTTCGCGATGCTTCGTGTGGAAACCGTAAACGGTTATACTCCCGATGTTGCGGGCAAACGCGCTCTTTTCGACAACTTAACTCCTCTTTATCCGAACGAAAGACTTAAGATGGAATACGATCCTTCCATGCTCGACACGAGAATTTTGGATCTTATGTGTCCGATCGGAAAGGGTCAAAGAGCTTTGATCGTTGCTCCTCCGAGAACCGGTAAAACGATTCTCATGCAGAATATTGCAAACGCGATCACTTCCAATCATCCGGAATGTACTTTGATCGTTCTTCTGATCGACGAACGTCCGGAAGAAGTTACCGATATGGCGCGTCACGTTCGTGGAGAAGTCGTTTCTTCCACATTCGACGAACCGGCTCAAAGACACGTTCAAGTCGCCGAGATGGTCATCGAAAAGGCGAAACGTCTCGTAGAACACGGAAAAGACGTCGTTATTCTTTTGGATTCGATCACTCGTTTGGCGCGCGCGTATAACCAGGTGATTCCTACTTCCGGTAAAATTCTTTCCGGCGGGGTGGATTCCAACGCGCTTCACAAACCGAAACGTTTCTTCGGAGCGGCGAGAAATATCGAAGAAGGCGGTTCCTTGACCATCATCGCGACCGCTTTGATCGACACCGGTTCCAAAATGGACGAGGTGATTTTCGAGGAATTCAAAGGAACCGGTAACATGGAAATCCATCTCGATCGGAAACTTTCCGACAAGCGGATTTTCCCGGCCATCGACATCAATAAGTCCGGAACTCGTAAGGAAGAACTTTTGATCACCAAGGACGTCCTTCAGAAAGTGTTTGTCCTTCGAAAAGTACTTTCTCCTATGAGCATCACGGAAAGCATGGAATTATTGCTGGAAAAAATGCGTCTTTCCAAGACAAACGACGCCTTTTTGGCCAGCATGAATACCCAATAA
- a CDS encoding CBS domain-containing protein has product MKIEAIYRYFLITPATHLPVVNESGDLVGLLSRKLIQMEMADLSSSEREYSELPESFLETEIPESFFQYFQRQKSIPVLSKTGEKKEEWDKVQVMAGLGKLVAANRPSPTPVTEEKKQEQEQSSRFWFMELILQNFPDGLLATDLEGSSIFYNETFEQNILPKKYFRDSILQAERLLKEMSKNLLADYLKSNELRLDGNSPFSLQTYVTDLECNVRIIVLKQGPKIVGYLYHFVSPRSVLGRQDESGLEFPSVSDAFTQKLPLETMLKEVESSFIFHSLKRNQDNISHTALELGVPRTTLQNRIKFLELQSRYSLSRENPIPRKKAGSSVSSDEKIEPPTKSSEISKTSNVSKSSSSKKQGKNAVKSHSSSKKNVPSKSNVSKASAKKRKPR; this is encoded by the coding sequence ATGAAAATAGAAGCCATCTACAGATACTTTCTCATCACACCCGCCACACATTTACCGGTCGTGAACGAGTCGGGAGATCTCGTAGGCTTATTATCCCGTAAGCTGATTCAGATGGAAATGGCCGATTTGAGTTCTTCGGAACGAGAATATTCCGAACTTCCCGAATCCTTTTTAGAAACGGAAATCCCCGAATCCTTTTTCCAATACTTTCAACGACAAAAGTCGATCCCCGTTCTTTCTAAAACCGGCGAAAAAAAAGAAGAATGGGACAAGGTCCAAGTTATGGCCGGGCTCGGCAAACTCGTCGCCGCAAATCGCCCGAGTCCGACACCCGTCACCGAAGAAAAAAAACAAGAACAGGAGCAGAGTTCCCGCTTTTGGTTTATGGAACTCATCCTACAAAACTTTCCCGACGGACTTCTCGCGACCGACTTGGAAGGAAGTTCGATCTTTTACAACGAAACCTTCGAGCAGAACATTCTCCCCAAAAAGTATTTTCGGGATTCGATCCTACAAGCGGAACGATTGCTCAAGGAGATGAGTAAGAATCTTCTGGCCGATTATCTAAAATCCAACGAACTTCGGTTGGACGGAAATTCTCCCTTTTCCCTGCAGACATACGTAACCGATCTCGAATGCAACGTAAGAATCATCGTTCTCAAACAAGGTCCGAAGATCGTCGGTTATCTTTATCATTTTGTTTCTCCTCGTTCCGTTTTGGGACGTCAGGATGAAAGCGGTTTGGAATTCCCGTCCGTGAGCGACGCGTTTACTCAAAAGCTTCCTTTGGAAACCATGCTCAAAGAAGTGGAAAGTTCGTTTATCTTTCATTCGTTAAAACGAAATCAGGACAATATTTCCCATACCGCGCTCGAGTTAGGCGTTCCTCGAACGACTCTTCAAAATAGAATCAAGTTCTTGGAACTGCAAAGCCGTTATTCGCTTTCCAGGGAGAATCCGATTCCCCGTAAAAAAGCGGGTTCTTCCGTTTCTTCCGACGAGAAGATAGAACCTCCGACAAAGTCTTCGGAAATCTCCAAGACCTCTAACGTTTCGAAATCTTCTTCTTCCAAAAAACAAGGGAAGAATGCGGTGAAATCCCATTCTTCATCCAAGAAGAATGTTCCCTCGAAATCGAACGTTTCCAAGGCTTCCGCAAAAAAAAGAAAACCTCGTTGA